One Thermosipho atlanticus DSM 15807 DNA window includes the following coding sequences:
- a CDS encoding ABC transporter permease subunit yields the protein MIIAAFICLFIFTFTLFPGIFAIFSTFIINGKFSLFFLFQILKASYFYQSLFISFVYSITVTVIGTFFAFFVSKWIHKWKGLMFLLTIVWIIPPYIGVPIWRAILEKNSFINLYLNPLHSFFTATVVSSWFLIPFSSFFFYSVIEKINKRYFEAFSLESSNSTIYYLKIVFPNIKNEFYSMLLLNFINAFKDFQIPWLLTEGGAPTKFGITSKGVIGATTNLEVLIYKFFNSETNVNELGAISTLTMLFILLLIFIWHRFKNRQFKTKPNLISIKSLSFLSSFEFILLILWSLSIFISIYSIFSLAFSDSSNIFLHGKFTLNNFRFVISDNFLIALKNSIIIAISTGVLTAFFSSIFAYNIARFKNGEKLLSFLNSLKIITGIHLLVFIFFIMAKLRILNTLSSIVLLSVSREIPLGALLFFSFYRDFPKEIFYLSKIDGVPTNKFFTKILLPNSIPILVSIFLLGFLSSFNAFISPLILLFDESKYPVSIKLYEYVGTISNHYPEWNYFAAGSILNLFVLSVIILILKKFITFSYLKDL from the coding sequence GTGATCATAGCAGCGTTTATTTGTTTGTTTATTTTTACATTTACATTATTTCCTGGTATTTTTGCTATCTTTTCTACATTTATCATTAATGGTAAATTTTCGTTGTTTTTTTTGTTTCAAATCTTAAAGGCTTCCTATTTTTACCAAAGCCTGTTTATTTCGTTTGTTTATTCTATTACCGTTACGGTAATTGGTACGTTCTTCGCTTTTTTTGTATCAAAGTGGATCCATAAATGGAAAGGATTAATGTTCCTTCTTACAATCGTTTGGATTATTCCTCCTTATATAGGTGTTCCAATATGGAGAGCTATTTTAGAAAAAAATAGCTTTATAAATTTGTATTTAAATCCTCTACATTCCTTTTTTACTGCTACTGTAGTATCTAGTTGGTTTTTAATTCCATTTTCATCATTTTTCTTTTATTCAGTTATTGAAAAAATTAATAAAAGGTATTTTGAGGCTTTTTCACTCGAATCTAGTAACTCTACAATATATTATTTGAAAATTGTTTTTCCAAACATTAAAAATGAATTTTACTCTATGCTACTTCTAAATTTTATAAATGCGTTCAAAGATTTTCAAATACCGTGGCTTCTAACTGAAGGTGGTGCCCCAACAAAGTTTGGAATAACTTCAAAAGGAGTTATAGGTGCTACAACAAATCTTGAAGTATTGATATATAAATTTTTCAATTCAGAAACCAATGTCAATGAATTAGGTGCTATTTCAACATTAACAATGCTGTTTATTTTATTATTAATCTTTATCTGGCACAGATTCAAAAACCGACAATTTAAAACTAAACCTAATCTTATATCTATTAAAAGCTTAAGTTTTTTATCATCTTTTGAATTCATTCTGTTAATTCTTTGGAGCCTTTCAATTTTTATTTCGATATATTCTATTTTCTCTTTAGCTTTTTCAGATTCTTCCAATATTTTTCTGCACGGAAAATTTACACTAAACAACTTTAGATTTGTAATCTCAGACAATTTTCTAATTGCATTAAAAAATTCAATTATAATTGCAATTTCAACTGGAGTTTTAACGGCTTTTTTCTCTTCAATATTTGCATACAACATAGCAAGATTTAAAAATGGCGAAAAATTACTATCATTCTTAAACTCGTTGAAAATCATTACAGGTATTCATCTGCTTGTATTCATTTTTTTTATAATGGCAAAACTTAGAATTCTAAATACTTTATCTTCGATTGTCCTCCTCAGTGTTTCAAGAGAAATTCCATTGGGGGCTTTGTTATTCTTCTCGTTCTATAGAGATTTCCCTAAAGAAATATTTTATTTATCAAAAATTGATGGAGTTCCCACGAATAAGTTTTTTACTAAGATTCTCCTACCAAACAGTATTCCTATACTAGTTTCCATATTTCTTTTAGGTTTTTTATCAAGTTTTAATGCATTCATTTCACCATTAATACTTCTTTTTGACGAATCCAAATATCCTGTAAGTATCAAATTATATGAATATGTAGGAACAATAAGCAATCATTACCCTGAATGGAACTATTTTGCAGCAGGTTCAATTCTCAACCTGTTTGTTTTGTCAGTAATTATCTTAATATTAAAAAAATTTATAACATTCTCATATTTAAAAGATTTATAG
- the pth gene encoding aminoacyl-tRNA hydrolase produces MHLVVGLGNPGPRYAFTRHNVGFMFLDKIANNWKRKHNYEEAKINIAEKNVLLIKPLTFMNLSGEIFNYINPSDFDDIIVVYDDVNIPLGKIRIRKKGSDGGHNGLKSIIAYIGEHFPRIRIGIGPKPENIDLVNFVLGEFNNNELMILHKVLEITTEALEEIVAGNISSAMNKFNSFEVKL; encoded by the coding sequence ATACATCTAGTAGTTGGTCTTGGTAATCCTGGCCCACGTTATGCCTTTACAAGGCATAATGTGGGTTTTATGTTTCTTGATAAAATAGCCAACAACTGGAAAAGAAAACATAATTATGAGGAAGCGAAAATAAATATTGCTGAAAAGAATGTTCTTTTAATCAAACCTTTAACATTCATGAACTTAAGTGGAGAAATTTTTAATTATATAAATCCATCCGATTTTGATGATATAATTGTAGTATATGACGACGTAAATATACCACTTGGAAAAATTAGAATTAGAAAAAAGGGTTCTGATGGTGGGCATAACGGTTTGAAATCTATCATTGCATATATTGGTGAGCATTTTCCAAGAATAAGAATTGGAATTGGTCCAAAGCCAGAAAACATTGATCTAGTGAATTTTGTTTTAGGCGAATTTAATAATAATGAACTAATGATTCTACATAAAGTGTTAGAAATTACAACAGAAGCTTTGGAAGAAATTGTAGCTGGAAATATTTCCAGCGCAATGAATAAATTTAATTCTTTTGAGGTGAAATTGTGA
- a CDS encoding 50S ribosomal protein L25: MEHRLEALVRSIVGKKRAVRRLRKQGFVPGVVYGPDIEPLSISIKKTDLIKLLHEVTESSIISLTVKDENQKEVFKHEVFIKNIQYDKLTDEVKHIDFYAPEKGHKMSINIPIEVVGKPVGVEKGGILEIIHHELPVETLPTAVIEKLEIDVSNLDLGDSIHVGDLKLPEGMTPEIAEDEVIVTIAAPRGLEVEESEETAEEEENVEPEVIEKGKKEEE; encoded by the coding sequence ATGGAACATAGGCTTGAAGCCCTTGTTAGATCTATTGTAGGAAAGAAAAGGGCAGTTAGAAGGTTGAGAAAACAAGGATTTGTTCCTGGGGTCGTTTATGGACCCGATATCGAACCACTATCAATTTCTATCAAAAAAACTGACCTTATTAAGTTGCTTCACGAAGTTACTGAATCCAGTATTATATCTTTAACAGTAAAAGATGAAAATCAAAAAGAAGTCTTCAAACACGAAGTTTTCATTAAAAACATTCAGTACGATAAATTAACTGACGAAGTTAAACATATTGATTTCTATGCTCCAGAAAAAGGACACAAAATGAGTATTAATATACCCATTGAAGTTGTTGGAAAACCTGTTGGTGTTGAAAAAGGTGGAATACTTGAAATTATTCATCACGAGCTTCCAGTTGAAACTTTACCAACCGCAGTTATTGAAAAATTAGAAATCGATGTCTCTAATCTTGATCTTGGTGACTCGATTCACGTTGGTGATCTTAAATTACCTGAAGGTATGACACCTGAGATAGCTGAAGATGAAGTTATCGTTACAATAGCAGCACCTAGAGGACTTGAAGTTGAAGAAAGCGAAGAGACAGCTGAAGAGGAAGAAAATGTTGAACCTGAAGTAATTGAAAAAGGTAAAAAGGAGGAAGAATAA
- a CDS encoding ribose-phosphate pyrophosphokinase, whose amino-acid sequence MQIPKNEMKIFSGNANRSLATKVADYIGTRLSDCEIGRFADGEINVKIGETVRGHDTFIIQPTCPPVNENLMELLIMIDALKRASANSIAVVIPYYGYARQDRKAKGRDPITAKLVANLLTIAGATRVMTVDLHSEQIQGFFDIPLDNLLSFPIFTKTLKEDKITTDKNFVIVSPDVGGVKRARQFAERLGGPLAILDKRRPKDNVAEILNIIGEVEGKTAIIVDDIVDTARSLVSAAAALKEKGALKVIACITHPVLSDNAVERIENSEIEKIYISDSIYHENLPEKFKVVSLAPLLGEAIMRVRKNLSVSILFRQ is encoded by the coding sequence ATGCAGATTCCAAAAAATGAAATGAAAATATTTTCTGGAAATGCAAATAGAAGTCTTGCAACTAAAGTTGCCGACTATATAGGGACTAGACTATCAGATTGTGAAATTGGTAGGTTTGCCGATGGAGAAATAAATGTTAAAATTGGTGAAACTGTTAGAGGACATGATACATTTATCATTCAACCAACCTGCCCACCAGTAAATGAAAATTTAATGGAACTTTTAATAATGATTGATGCTCTTAAAAGAGCCTCGGCAAATAGTATAGCAGTTGTTATACCATATTACGGATATGCAAGACAAGATAGAAAAGCAAAAGGTAGAGATCCAATTACCGCTAAGCTTGTAGCAAATTTGTTAACAATTGCGGGAGCTACTCGCGTTATGACCGTAGATTTACATTCAGAACAGATTCAAGGATTTTTTGATATTCCTTTAGATAACCTTCTTTCTTTTCCAATATTCACAAAAACGTTAAAAGAAGATAAAATAACTACAGATAAGAATTTTGTTATAGTTTCACCAGATGTTGGTGGTGTTAAAAGAGCAAGGCAATTTGCTGAAAGACTCGGAGGACCTTTAGCTATCTTAGATAAAAGAAGGCCAAAAGATAACGTTGCTGAAATTTTAAATATCATAGGTGAAGTTGAAGGAAAAACTGCAATTATAGTTGATGATATTGTAGATACAGCTAGATCGTTAGTTAGTGCTGCAGCAGCACTAAAAGAAAAAGGTGCACTAAAAGTAATTGCTTGTATTACTCACCCTGTTCTTTCTGATAATGCTGTAGAAAGAATTGAAAACTCTGAAATAGAGAAAATATATATTTCCGACTCGATTTATCACGAAAATTTACCCGAAAAATTCAAAGTTGTTTCACTTGCTCCACTTCTTGGTGAAGCCATTATGAGGGTTAGAAAAAATCTTTCAGTAAGTATTTTGTTTAGACAATAA
- the glmU gene encoding bifunctional UDP-N-acetylglucosamine diphosphorylase/glucosamine-1-phosphate N-acetyltransferase GlmU, giving the protein MKILILAAGLGKRMKSKYPKVVHNVLGKPMINWVIETAKNLGKVGVVLGYKYEEVKKVILNNVEIFIQNEQLGTGHAVMCAKDFIDENDDLLILYGDVPFITVETLEKLKNEHEIKNNDVTILTAILENPSGYGRIIREGNKIRIVEEKDANDEIKRIKEINTGIYIFKGEFIKKNLANLNNKNAQEEYYLTDIISFSNKVSTVLVEDILEVTGINDKFQLALLEKEMRRRINTKLMLEGVRIIDPENVYIDATVKIGKDSIIYPFTFIEGETVIGEDCIIGPMTRIKDSKIGNNVKIIRSEVEKATIEDNVSVGPFSRLREGTHLKENVKIGNFVETKKSIVGTNSKAQHLTYLGDATIGNNVNIGAGTITCNYDGKNKHPTFIDDNAFIGSNSSLVAPVKIGKNSIIGAGSVITNNVPEDTLALGRARQINKEGWVKTKREENKNADSKK; this is encoded by the coding sequence TTGAAAATTCTAATACTGGCGGCGGGATTAGGAAAAAGAATGAAATCTAAATATCCAAAAGTTGTTCACAATGTACTTGGAAAACCCATGATTAACTGGGTAATAGAAACTGCTAAGAATCTCGGAAAAGTGGGAGTTGTATTAGGTTACAAATATGAAGAAGTTAAAAAAGTCATTTTAAACAATGTAGAAATATTTATTCAAAATGAACAACTTGGAACAGGACACGCTGTTATGTGTGCAAAAGATTTTATAGATGAAAATGATGACTTACTTATCTTATACGGAGATGTTCCATTTATAACTGTTGAAACTTTAGAAAAACTTAAAAATGAACACGAAATTAAAAATAATGATGTTACCATTTTAACTGCTATATTGGAAAATCCTTCTGGCTATGGTAGGATAATTAGAGAAGGTAATAAAATTAGAATTGTAGAAGAAAAAGATGCAAATGATGAAATTAAAAGGATAAAAGAGATAAATACTGGGATATACATTTTTAAAGGAGAATTTATAAAGAAAAATTTAGCTAATCTTAACAACAAAAACGCTCAAGAAGAGTATTATTTAACTGATATAATATCTTTTTCAAATAAAGTATCTACTGTTTTGGTTGAAGACATTTTGGAAGTTACTGGTATCAACGATAAGTTCCAACTTGCACTACTAGAAAAAGAAATGAGAAGAAGAATAAATACTAAATTAATGCTTGAAGGGGTAAGGATAATTGATCCTGAGAATGTTTATATAGACGCAACTGTTAAAATTGGAAAGGATAGTATAATCTACCCATTTACCTTTATTGAAGGCGAAACTGTGATAGGAGAAGATTGTATAATTGGACCAATGACTCGTATTAAAGATTCTAAGATAGGTAATAACGTAAAAATAATTCGTTCTGAAGTTGAAAAAGCTACAATTGAAGATAACGTATCAGTCGGGCCATTTTCAAGATTAAGAGAAGGAACACACTTAAAAGAAAATGTAAAGATAGGAAACTTCGTAGAAACAAAAAAATCAATTGTAGGAACTAATAGTAAAGCACAACATTTAACATATTTAGGTGATGCAACCATTGGAAATAATGTTAATATTGGAGCTGGGACAATTACTTGTAATTATGACGGTAAAAACAAACATCCAACATTTATCGATGATAATGCTTTTATAGGCAGCAATAGTTCTTTGGTAGCTCCAGTAAAAATTGGGAAGAATTCAATAATTGGTGCGGGTTCAGTTATTACCAATAATGTTCCAGAAGATACATTAGCTCTTGGAAGAGCACGTCAAATTAACAAAGAAGGCTGGGTTAAGACTAAAAGGGAGGAAAATAAAAATGCAGATTCCAAAAAATGA